GTGGTCCAGGGGCACGGGGGTGGGGACCACCAGGGTGTCCTCGTCGGCGAGGTGGCCGGGGTCGTGCCCGTGGTGCACGGGAACCCCGAGCCGCCTTGCCCTGGGCCCTGGGGCGAGGTCGCACCCCGTCACCGCCACCCCTTCCGCCATGAGGAGCCGGGCGAGGGCGCTCATGCCCACGCCTTCAATGCCCATGATGTGCGCCTTTCTCATAGGAACGCCTCCAGAAGGTCGGCGAGGCGCGCCGCCGCCCCCTCGGGGGAGAGGCGGGCCATGGCCCTTCGGCGCGCCTCCAGGTCTTCCAGCGCCTCGAGGATCTGGGAGGCAAGGCGGTCCCACGCCCCCAAAACCGCCCCCCCCGCTTGGGCGTAGGCCCGGGCGTTGGCGAGCTGGGCCCCGCCGTCCAGCTTAGGGGAGAGGGGGAAGAGGATGGCCGGGAGGCCGTGGAAGGCCGCCTCCGCCAACGTCCCTGCCCCGGCCCGGGAGAGGAGGAGGTCGGCGGCGCTCATGGCCAGGGGGGTGTCCACGAAGCCCTCCACCCGGTAGCCTTCCCCCTCGAGGGGCCGGAAGCGCTCCACCCACCTTTCCCCCACCTGGTGGAGCACCTGGACGGGGAGGCCCTTGAGGACCGGGGGGAGGCGCTCGTTGAGCTCCAGGCTGCCTTGGCTCCCCCCGAGGACGAGGAGGAGGGGCCTTTGGGGGTCAAAGCCGAGCCTGCGCTTGGCCTCGTCCTTGGGGTGGCGCACCTCCCGCACGGGGTAGCCCACCACCCGGGCTTTCCGCGCCAGGGGTGCGGGGAGGGCCAGAGGGACGGAGAGGGCCAGGCCTTTGGCCAGGGGGGCCAGGGCCCGGTTGGCGAGGCCCAGGCGGGCGTTCTGCTCGTGGAGGAGGAGGGGGATGCCGAGGAGGCTCGCCGCCATCCCCCCGGGGAAGCCGGCGTACCCCCCGGTGCTGAGCACCGCCTTGGGCCTGAGGCGCCGGAGGAGGGCCTGGGCCCGGAGGACCCCTTGGAGCACCTTGGGGGCCTCCTGGGGCCTTAGGGCGCTCCGGTCCAGCTTCCCCGCGGGGATGAGGGCGTGGGGGATGGGGGTCTTGGGGAGGAGGCGGGCCTCGAGGCCCCCCTCTGCCCCCAGGTAGAAGACGGGGTGGCCCCGCCGCCCAAGCTCCTCCGCCACGGCCAGGGCGGGGAAGAGGTGCCCCCCCGTGCCCCCGCCGGTCAGGAGGATCACCGGGCCACCTCCTTCCCCCTGGGCCTCTCCGCCGCCTCCCGGGCGAGCCGGGAGAGGAGGCCCACCGCGAAGCCGGAGACCAAGAGGCTGCTGCCCCCGTAGGACACCAGGGGCAGGGGCACCCCCGTCACCGGGAGGACCCCCAGGGTGACCCCGATGTTGAGCGCCGCCTGGAGGGTGAGGTAGAGGCCGAGGCCGAGGGCGAGGAGGCGCTCCCCGCCCTTCAGGCCCAGGGCCACCGCCAGGCTCCTCAATAGGATCAGGGTGTAGAGGAGGAAGACCACGGCCCCGCCGAGCCACCCGGTGGCGAAGACGACGCTGGCGAAGACCATGTCGTTGTGGGCCTCAGGCAGGTGGGGCAGGGTGGCCCCCGGTCCCTGGCCGAAGGGGCCCCCTAAGAGGAGGGCCTTCTTGGCCTGGACCACCTGGTAGGCCCCGCCCCCCGGCTCCGACTCGCCCTGGAGGTAGTCCACGAAGTTGGCAAAGCGCTCGGAGACGTAGCGGAACTGGGCGAGGTAGAGCCCCGAGAAGGGGAGGACGACCAGGGCCACCGCCAGGCCCATCCCCAGGAGTCGGGGCCAGGGGACACCGGCGAGGACGAAGAGGAGGGCGGCCAGCCCGGCGAGGAAGGCGGCCGTGGCGAAGTCGGGTTCCACCAGGACGAGGCCCACCAGGGAGCCCACCGCCAGGACCGGCCCCAGGATGGGGTAGTCCTCCCCCCGCCGCCCCACGAAGGAGGAGAGGTAGAGGATCAGGGCCAGCTTGGCGAGCTCC
This region of Thermus thermophilus genomic DNA includes:
- a CDS encoding UDP-N-acetylglucosamine--N-acetylmuramyl-(pentapeptide) pyrophosphoryl-undecaprenol N-acetylglucosamine transferase, yielding MILLTGGGTGGHLFPALAVAEELGRRGHPVFYLGAEGGLEARLLPKTPIPHALIPAGKLDRSALRPQEAPKVLQGVLRAQALLRRLRPKAVLSTGGYAGFPGGMAASLLGIPLLLHEQNARLGLANRALAPLAKGLALSVPLALPAPLARKARVVGYPVREVRHPKDEAKRRLGFDPQRPLLLVLGGSQGSLELNERLPPVLKGLPVQVLHQVGERWVERFRPLEGEGYRVEGFVDTPLAMSAADLLLSRAGAGTLAEAAFHGLPAILFPLSPKLDGGAQLANARAYAQAGGAVLGAWDRLASQILEALEDLEARRRAMARLSPEGAAARLADLLEAFL
- a CDS encoding FtsW/RodA/SpoVE family cell cycle protein, coding for MDPVLLLSALLLLAFGLIGVGTAEPGLLQDHLLRVAAALLALALGHLLPPRLLLRYALHALVGVLFLLVLVLLVGDGPGGVRRWFYLGPVALQPSELAKLALILYLSSFVGRRGEDYPILGPVLAVGSLVGLVLVEPDFATAAFLAGLAALLFVLAGVPWPRLLGMGLAVALVVLPFSGLYLAQFRYVSERFANFVDYLQGESEPGGGAYQVVQAKKALLLGGPFGQGPGATLPHLPEAHNDMVFASVVFATGWLGGAVVFLLYTLILLRSLAVALGLKGGERLLALGLGLYLTLQAALNIGVTLGVLPVTGVPLPLVSYGGSSLLVSGFAVGLLSRLAREAAERPRGKEVAR